AAACTCAAATACAATACTGCGAAACTCAGAGAACAAAGGTCAGAATTCACCAACTACGGTTGATGCACCGCGCTACCGTCAGGTAAGCCGATTGGCCGATATGTCAGTAGGACGAATACGTCGGTGGGGTATGCCATTCCGACGACCATTTTCGCTATAAAATTCTATTCATAAACTAAAATACATAGCCCATGAAACCGAGTATGTTAGCCTACACTAAACTTATTCTAGAGAAAGTGAGCTTTAACCGAGAGTTGTACGAACGAGAATATCGCAAGGCACTTACCCGGCTTTCACCTCACGAGGCAAACATGCTTGAGCGATGGACTCGCTGCCAAAGGCAACAGCTAGTGCCAATAGCAGTGGTAAAATGATATTGGATAGTGAGTAGTTACGTTAATACTTTTGCTTACTAGGCTGACCAGTGTGCTTTTGGCGCGCTGGTCTTTTATTTTTTATACAATCCTAAAAGAGTTAGCCATTAATGCTTGTACCAGCGTAAATAACGCTAACAAACCGTACAAAACAGCTACCCAAATTGTAATGCTAGTGTTTTTAAGCCCATAAAAAGCAAGAAATGGTAACACTTGCAAAGCGTGCATACCAATAAAATGGGCAATGCGTAGGTCACCGTACGTATAGCTCCAATTAAGAAAGGGCAACCCCACACTACCATCAGAACCACCAATAGTGTGAGTGAGTTTCGATCCCATGACAAAACCTTCAAAGGAAAAAATCACAAAAATGATCATTCCTAGCCGAATAGCCCAGACGTAATACATCGGCAATTCAGAAAAATCTTCCCTAAAAAATAACACGCAAATGTAGGCAACATATAGTGTTACCAAGGTAGCGGCTATTGCCATTAAGGAAAATAATAAGGCGTATCCGGGAGTGCTGGTATTATAATGTGATAACTGCCCTCTACCAGCCTGAGTAGCAATGTAGGCTACCTCAAATCCTAACAGAATAATGACTGACCAACTGAATAAAGTAGGATTGAAATTTTTTAGGTAATAACAATACCACGCCATTGACCAAGAAAAGAAAGTAGTGGACAGCGCAAATTTTGCCGGCTTGTACCAAGCACTTACATTGTAGACCTGGGTGTCAGTAATTTTAGAAAGCACTAAAAACAAAATGGACGCTATAAGATTTGCCAAACCAAAGTAATACAGTAGCTCATTTCGCGTACGGATTTCTTGAACAACTTCTAGCATAACCTTAATTATTGTTTTCCGCTTTCTCCTTGATAGCAGCCAGCCATACATCATGTAACCGCCGTAGTTTTTTGGGCTGGAACGTCTTCTCGAAAAAAGTTAACCAGCCACGTTGAGATTCGCTAGTAATGAGCTGGCATCCAGTATCGGTTGGAACAATGAGCCAAGCATGGTACCCCGTAATGCTCTTCTTTTCCGATTCCCAGCTTAGCCGATAGGGGGGAACAAATTCTCGGATAGATGATGTAAAGTTTAACCCCATCGTTTGCCAAGTAAAAATTGCACGCTCAGTCAGTATTCCGCTTGTAGTATTTTGCACGTTGACTTCACTTGCCCCTTCGTACCATTCCGGCCAGGCTTCAGCCTGAACTAGAATATTCCACACAACGTCTGGCGAAGCTTCTATTTCAATTTCGTTATGTACAAAGAATTTAGCTTCAGTAGGCTTATAAGTCTTCGGCCAATTAATTTCCTCAGAATAAGGTAAGCTAGCCTCTACTGATTTCTCGAGTGAGTAGCAGGAAGATAAAAAACTAGCGATGATGAAGAAGAGCGATATTTTTCTTGCCATAATTAATACTTAAACTACGGCAAAGTTATTTGTTAGTGCTCCTTCAAAACGATAACATTTGTTTATACTTTCTCCCGACCCTCTTTTTTTAACCGACTTAGGTGGATAGGAGTAATTTCCAAATATGAAGCAATCATGTGCTGGGGCACCCGATTATGGATATTTGGAAAAACCTCGGTGATAGTATCGTAGCGCTCTTTAGGTGTACGGGTATACTGATTCCTGATCCGATGGTCTTGATAAACAAAATAAAATTCAGCGATCAACCGGCCTAGTTTATCACCTTCTACTAAATTTTTATATCCCCACTCAACCGCAGATCGGGTTAGAATAACTACTTTAGTTTCTTCTAGTGCTTGTAAAGTATACATGGAAGGCTGTTGCTGAAGGAAGCAAGAATAATCGGCAATAAATTGATTTTCTAAAGCAAAATGAATTGTGTGTTCCGTACCCTGCTGGTCAGTAACTAGCACTCGAACAATTCCTTTATTAATAAAAAAAATTTCATTTGGAACTTGATTTGAATGGCTTAACGCCTCCTTTCTACCAAACTTTTTAGTAAAACACTGACTCAAAAACTCATGTATTTCAGCTTCTGAGATTTGTATCATTTGCCTAATTACTTGTTCTATTTGTCTCATAGATTGTTTGATGCTTGGGATTTTCTATAAATGCTGTTTTTAACCCTCGCTACGAAAAAAGAATGTTTTTTATACGTACAATTAGATTTGTCATGTTTGGCTAGCCAATGGATACCGACAAACTAAATCGGCAAACTTGTTACTATCTATTTAGTAGTATCTACTTTTTCCTAAGCAGAGTGTTATGAATTAGGTCTGCTTTACTCTGTTCTGCTAATAAAATAGCAAGTTGCAAGTCTATAAAAAAGTATCTCCATAACTAATCTGGCTAAAAGCGTCCGTTAAATACCATCCGACTAACTAGGAACGGTAGTTAGACCTACGGAATAATTTCCTGCTAACTGGGAGCTATATTGTAGCCCCTATGGAATGCTCCCTGCTAATAAGGAAGTACTTTGTAAGCCCGCTTTGCTATTCCCTACTAAAAGGGAAGAGCATTGCAACCCCTCTGAATGCCTCCCTAACGAAGAGGAAGTACTTTGCAGCCCCGCTTTGCTCTTCCGATCAGTATAGTTATTTGGTTGCAATATTTTGGATAAGCACTTACGCAAGAATTGGCTTTAGTATAGGTCTATCTAAGTATTGTCAGGGTGTTTTTAATTTATTTGAGCTAAATATTACGCATAATAGGTTTAGCAGTAAAACCAAAAACACTTTTCTGTAGCTTATACTATATTTGAGTGTTATTGTGCGAATACACGAAATTATCAGGCATGGTGAAGATTAAAGAGACATACTTTTTAAATCAGGTAGATGTAGCAGTAGACAATGCGCTAAACACCCCAGAAATTCTTGATCAACTAGCAATATACGGTTACGATAAAAAGAAGATCATGCAAGGTCGGACTATGCGATTGGCATTGGATGAACTAATGATGCAACAGGAAGATGCTCATTTGGCTGCTAAAGATGCCACCCGAATACTTAACGAAGCCCGCCAACAGGTAGATACCTTATTTAGTACTCATTTATCTATTGCCCGAATTGCTTTTCGAGATGATCCTACTTTTTGGAATGCTTTAAAACTAGGGCAAGCCCGAGAGCGTAATTTGCCTGATTGGCTTACGCAGGTACAGCGTTTCTACACCCGCATTGCAGTAGTAGCCAAGCAAATGGAGAAATACAACGTCCCTCAGAAAGAACTAATAGAAACCCGTAAGCTAATTGCCCAGATTGGTGGATTGCAGCGCCTACAAAAAAAGGCAAAAGGGCAAGCTCAAGTAGCTACTCAAGACAAAAATAACGCTATTAATGATCTGGAACTCTGGATGCGTCGCTTTATGCGAATTGCTCGGGTAGCCCTAGATCAAAATCCTCAGCAACTAGAAATGCTCGGCGTAGTTGTGCAGTCAGCTAAATAGTATTAATAGCCCGTCGTAAATAGTTAGCAACAGAAGTCTATTCTGCTTGTGGTCTTTACTAAGTTGTTTACTACAGTATTCTTACTTACTTTTCGGTTTGAACTACTGCTAACAGTAGTATTTACTAGATACTACCGCTAGCAGTATTAGGTAAATCATTTACATCTACTGCACATTTCTCCCTACCCTATGGCTAATCTTAACATTACGGCTCAAGATCAAAACACCTACGATGCAATTGTGATTGGCTCTGGCATTAGCGGGGGCTGGGCGGCTAAAGAACTCTGTGATAAAGGGCTGAAAACCCTAGTACTAGAACGGGGAAGGGAAGTAAAACACATACAGGACTATCCCACCACTACCAAACGCCCCTGGGAAATGCCCTACCGGGGACGAATGCCCGAATCAGCCGAAGAAGCTAATCCTATCGTTAACCGTTGCTACGCATACGATCAGTACACCAAACACTTCTTTGTAGAAGACGATAAGCACCCCTACGTACAAGAAAAGCCCTTCGATTGGATTCGGGGCTACCAAACTGGGGGGAAATCCCTGATTTGGGCTAGACAAACCCAACGCTGGAGCGACTACGAGTTTGAGGCACCCGC
This region of Tunicatimonas pelagia genomic DNA includes:
- a CDS encoding SRPBCC domain-containing protein, with amino-acid sequence MARKISLFFIIASFLSSCYSLEKSVEASLPYSEEINWPKTYKPTEAKFFVHNEIEIEASPDVVWNILVQAEAWPEWYEGASEVNVQNTTSGILTERAIFTWQTMGLNFTSSIREFVPPYRLSWESEKKSITGYHAWLIVPTDTGCQLITSESQRGWLTFFEKTFQPKKLRRLHDVWLAAIKEKAENNN
- a CDS encoding Crp/Fnr family transcriptional regulator; this translates as MIQISEAEIHEFLSQCFTKKFGRKEALSHSNQVPNEIFFINKGIVRVLVTDQQGTEHTIHFALENQFIADYSCFLQQQPSMYTLQALEETKVVILTRSAVEWGYKNLVEGDKLGRLIAEFYFVYQDHRIRNQYTRTPKERYDTITEVFPNIHNRVPQHMIASYLEITPIHLSRLKKEGREKV